A genomic region of Megalobrama amblycephala isolate DHTTF-2021 linkage group LG6, ASM1881202v1, whole genome shotgun sequence contains the following coding sequences:
- the LOC125269776 gene encoding membrane-spanning 4-domains subfamily A member 4A-like codes for METSRVISNDKATVVIQVNPQAAQNAVICDDGQEARGAHHNTALKGFFKAQPKALGTVQIMIGVMIFLLGIVLTANVYRFGSLYVISGITYWGSFIYISTGSLSVVAQNKLHPCVVKASLGMNVISAITSAIAVLLMGIQIGIHSMGYPSCYYSRSYSENYICIHFERYGWGIIGIMMVLSILQFIISICISGFACKATCNRDSMSQNSVIMALNQGY; via the exons ATGGAAACCAGCAGGGTCATCTCAAATGACAAAGCAACGGTGGTCATCCAAGTAAATCCACAGGCAGCACAAAATGCTGTTATTTGTGATGATGGACAGGAGGCCAGAGGAGCACATCACAATACGGCTCTTAAGGGATTTTTTAAAGCACAACCAAAGGCactgggg ACTGTCCAGATAATGATTGGAGTGATGATCTTCCTACTTGGTATTGTACTCACCGCAAATGTCTATCGTTTCGGTTCTCTTTATGTCATTAGTGGAATAACGTACTGGGGATCTTTCATT TACATCAGCACTGGATCTCTGTCTGTTGTTGCGCAGAATAAACTTCATCCGTGTGTG GTGAAAGCCTCTCTTGGAATGAATGTGATCAGTGCCATAACTTCAGCGATAGCCGTTCTTCTGATGGGCATACAGATAGGAATCCATTCAATGGGATATCCAAGTTGCTACTATTCTCGTAGTTACTCTGAAAATTACATCTGTATACATTTTGAG AGATATGGTTGGGGGATCATTGGAATAATGATGGTGTTATCCATCCTTCAGTTCATCATCTCCATCTGTATCTCAGGCTTTGCCTGCAAAGCCACCTGTAACAGAGACTCAATGTCTCAAAACAGTGTCATTATGGCACTAAACCAG GGATACTGA